The Calonectris borealis chromosome 6, bCalBor7.hap1.2, whole genome shotgun sequence genome contains the following window.
CACACAGAACGAACTTAGCACATGTATTATAATCGAAGAATCCTTTTCAGAATTATGTTAACTGGGGTAAAGAAGAGTTTGTAAACACTAGCAAAGAAAATTCTTCTCTAATGATAATCATACAGTCATTAAGATAAACTGCTGCTTAAAAATCAGTGGGTGCTGCCTCATTCTGGGTATCTGTTGCACCGTGGGGTGCACTGAGATCTCGTGACAGTGGCTTCTCGGCAAGAGGTCTGCGAGGGAAGGCGCGAGGACGGCACGCGTGCGCTGTGCTGCGTCTCTCGGCACTCCGGGGCTGTTGTCTCGGTCCGCGTGTGCGGGTCGGTGCAGCCCCTTGCTCAGAGCTCCGTGTGCAGAAGCAGCTTCGCTTGTCTCATGTTTTCAAGCACTGTGGAGAAAGCACTGAAGATACTAAAGGTGACAGGGAAGGTGCCTACATCTACACAGCTTAAGGTCAGAAGTTAAAGCCACTCTGGGTAGCTAGGCTTCTAAAAggtctttcaaaatatttttttctttttaattttaatgagtaGTTTTGACGAGTTATTTTGTCTCAGCAACAGGTTTTCACTGGAATTAGTGATTGGCTTCTAGAAAATATTAAGACACTTGTTtgggggaagattttttttttttcttggactaTTTTGTTAACTCCTGTTGGTGGCAAAAGTATctataatgctgtgttttaatCGGTACTCCAGGGACAGAGTGCCATTAGAATACACGAGTTCATCTGACGTTCACGGGTGGCACAGATGCTCTTTTCTGCATTCTGCAGGCGTCCCGTGAGATTCAAAGCTTTGTCTGAGTGTCAGACAAAAGTCTGTGAGCTGCTGAAGTGGAAAAACTAGAAAAGAGGACTGTGAACCCAAATCACAGGATTGTTGTTAGCCTGCGTGTCTGTGGGAAGGCGTTTGTTCTGTTCCCCACAGCTTTTGGATCTGGCTCATCCAACTTGCTATGATCTGGGGATTGAGATCTCAGAAAAATACAATTCTCTAAGTGTTAGTAAAAGGGGCAGCCAGGAGAGGGGAGTGCAGAGACACCAACCCTTAGGAATTAATTCCAGTTCTCCTGGAATACGTATTTGACAACTTTGGTTACACCTAGGGCAAGAAGTATTGAAACAACTTCTGCGGTTCGGGTTatgaagcagagcagcagtgcaCTCAAGTCTCGAAATACCTTGAACCGAAGCAGATGGGGTTTTGGGGCCAAACTTAACTGCATTTGGAAACCCCACCAGCAGGATTCAGACACTGAGGACAACTCTCCCCGTACTTTACTGCCCAGTTCTTCAGAAATattcagcaacatttttttcccagaaggcTCTTGCACTAAATTTACTTCATTCATGGTTATAAAGGGCTTTGAGCAGACTTTACTGCAGAAATAGATCCAGCATTTCTCAAGATTCTCTTATACCCTCTTCTTTTAACCACATTTGTCTTGTATAAACCTGAGATGGCTAAAAAGGAATCAGAAAAGTGCCCATTTCACTCACAGGTCGAAATATCTTCTGGTTCGTAAGTGTACATCCTGTTCCCATATTTGCCAGTTAGATCAGCTCGAACTGTCATTGAAGGatcttgagggggaaaaaagtacaagACATTAGCAACTCCGGCTTTGTGAAGTGGGGCAGTGCTGAATAATTTTGTGAGgataaaagccttttaaaatggtGTTGATCGGCCTTTTCATGGCCGGAAAGGTACATCTTGAAGCACCAGGCTCTCAGCAGCTGTACGTTAATGAAGGAAGTCTACTTCTGAAACCCATCACGAGTAGATCCTCTACATACAAGCCTCATCTGGTGGCTCAAGATTATTGCCCCTTGTCCCCTTCGTACCCAGCAGTTTGATGGTAAGTTTGCCTTTTGTGTAGTTGTCGGTCACGGTCAGAGGTGATGGGAGTTTGCTCTGCCCTTGGAGAGAGAGCTTGTCATTCATCTGAGGACAGGCTTGGAATAAGAGGCTGTATTCAGATGTTGTGGCACGGTGTCACGTAGGCAGGACCAAACTCTTAAAGGATATACGTTAGCAGTAAATAGCAGTGACATGCTGTTCTTTTCCACTAGTGGAATAAGACTGTTGCggtcctgtttttaaaaagatgggAGTGGTTTTGGATGCCTGATTCAAGCTCCGATTGCTAAACAAGTATTCTGAAATAAGGCCCATTTTGGGTTTTTCCACTTAAGCTGTTCCTTTTGAAAGTCTGGGTTATTCCTACAGCTTTAGTGCCCAAAAGAATAAGAGCTATTACTGGGAGCAACATGAATTCAATGAGGACCGTATAGAAAAAACACAGCCCTGATTATTCCCCTGACGCCAGCAACTCACCCACAAAGAGGATCCGAGGGACGTAATGGCCATCAGGCGCCATGTTGTCATCGCTGCTGGAATGCTGTCGGAGTTAGATAGCCAATTAGTGACGGGTAACTGTCCAAGTGCTAGAAATGGACTGAATCCGCTGAACATGCCTCGTCTACCAATAACTAACGGTTCTGGTGCGATCAAAGTTTCCCTGTTCTGTCCAAGCTATCCCGTGCTAGATGCTTGGGGATGAGGACAGAAACCCAGGCAGGTGACTCAGAAAGCCTGATGACTGGGTACTTTTTTCCTTGTATCAGAATATGACCTGTTGTTGGAGAATACAAAACGGTATTCCCGTATGAATAAGTATATGTATGGAAGTGTCTCCCTATCCCCTCTCCAAGGAGGAACTGTGTTGGTGTTTTGCAAACCCTGTTGTACATCCTCAGAGAagtgggagaaaaaagagaattttaaatacaACTTCAAAGCTGTGCAAAGTGaatctatttctgcttttaatatgGCTTATTCCACTCCCCAGTAAACATTTtgattaagattttaaaatttagacTTACCACCAGATTGAGCATGATAAAGTCCTCCTGAGCCATCTGCTGGATCTCTGGGCTAGAAGCAAATGCTTTCCTTAAagctaaaagaaagagaaatgcattatttgtgtggaaaaaaaaaaattctggatcATTGCTTTTCACGGTTTTGCATCATCTTATATTGATTCTAAATACACCAGTAAATGACCGGCACTACTTTCTGATGTGCACGTGTCACACAAAGTTTGGAGGAGTTGGTTCTCGTAAAGTAAAATGCAAAAGACATTTAGTGCTTGAGAAACTGAAATGCTGGTGTACATATTTCCTCCCCAGTGGCTGAACAGGTCATGAATGCATACGGCTTGGCTTTATTCGGCCGTCTGTGGCCCCGCGCTACAGAGCGTAGGAGTCGTCTGCACAATTTATGCTGTATGCATTTGGGGGAACGAATACAGAAGTTTCATAAGAAATGGTGGGGCCAGACTTCCCTGGCAAACCTCGCTTTGTTCTCGATAACCTAGGAGGTTATCAAGTGATAGTGAGTGGTCTGATGCACTTTGGCAGGAGGCTTGTAAGAGTAAGAGGAAAATGTATAAAACAGATGGTAGCAGATGCTTTTGCAGGCCAGAAGATGATTTGAGCTTTCCAATGCTGTAAACTATTGCACTTCTAAGATTCTTGTCTGCAGATGAAAACACACCGCCAAAGGCATGTTGCAGTCCCTGTGAATCGGTGAATATGAGGCTATAAAGATAATTTTCTCGGTGTCTGACTCTCCCTGCTTGCAGGATACCCGTAACTTCAAAGCCATTGTATAAAACAACGCAACGGAGGCAGTGCGATGCCTAATCTCGCTGGCTTGACACAGTCTACTCTCAGAGCTTCTGGGGGGATACAACTTCCCCAAGCTTTAATCACATGAGCTGATGATTTCCGTGCTTGCTGGTGTCTAGGACGGGAGTTGAGAATTGGCAGGAGATCAGGGGTGGGGAAGAGGATAAAGGAGGAAAGCTTGGTGTCTACCTGCCTGTTTCATAGCCATGTGTCTCTGCCATGGAAGTTTTAACCCAGAGCACATTACTGCCCAGAAAAACTTTACAACTGTTTTATTCCCCAACTCTCTCAAGGGTCCCCAGTGGATTTACTGTCTCTCCACCTTTCCCTGCATGTGCTGGAAAGGCTTCACACCAAGTGCTCAAATGCTTTGTAAGGAATGAGCACTGACAGATTTGGATCTTCCAGGTTGTTTGGAAGGGTTTGCTTTGCTCACCTTGGCTGTAAGGACACTCTTCCAAGTGGTGAATAACCATCAGTGGCTTCTTGCTGAAACGACATTGCAGGAAAGGAGTGGGGAGGCAATTCAAGACCTTTTGCAGACAGCACTTGCAAAGAGTTAAGCCGCTGAGTTGCTCCAGGGATATATTTACATTGTGAAGAGCAATAGCAAGCGGGCTAGCAGGGAGTTGTGGACACAGTCACGTACAGAGGGGCGTATCACTGAGAAGGCAACACTGGAGGCACTAGGCGTTTGCTCTCACCAGGATCTTGTTCAGCCTCCGTACCATGCAGCAAAATACAACTTGCATCTTGCTTGCAAGATACGAGGCCCAGTCTGAGCATCATGTTAGAGCAAGCTTTGTTCTGTGCAGTTAAACATATGAACTGGCATAACAAGAATTGAGGATTACCTGTGTTTCGATCGTGCTAAACCTTCTTCGTATGTCTGCACCCATTCAATGTCGTCTCCCCAGCCTGTTGAGAGCACCCTTAGTTAATTTTCCCATCAGTATGGATGAGGATGTTCTGCTGAATGGGAGCTGCAGCCACATGTGTAATCGGGTGGCACAAAGTGGGCACCTTCCGGCAGGGTGTCCAGACCCTCAAGGTATTTGTGGGTACCAGGAGAGCCCCAAGCAGAAAGGTGCAAGGAAACAGATGATAGGAAAGGGGGTGGAACCCCAGCCTTGCGAGGGCTCAAGTGGTGGATTAGGATTACAGACAGGTATTTCCAGCCACTCGAAAGCTGGAACCCAGAGTTCCTCCTGGAACTTGTCCACCCTCCCGAAGAGCCGAACCAGACTTGCTTCTTGCATATGGCTTCCTGCAATAAGGGATTGCTCGACAGGCTGGGGGCTAGGGCGGGGAGGGATGCAAGAGTGGTTTTGGCGTGAGGTGCCTGGATCTTACTTGATGGAGCAAAGCTTGGACCTGAGTCTGGAGCCCCTTCCAATGGCTACAGCACCCCGCTCATGCCCTGCATCACCCAAAGGAGACCCCAGGGAGGAAGAGGGTGTAcctgctgcctgtgcctgacCTACGATGCTGGCAGGAAAGTGGACAGCAGAGGGGTTGAGCCGGCTGCAGCTTGACTCTGTGACTATGGTTTTCTGCGTACAGAGCATGCCTTTGTAGGAGTaggggctgctggtggggctgcctattGAGCTCAGCCTCTGCAAAGCTGATCCAGCAGCTGATCAGCAGTCAGTGTAACAGTGGCTCTTGGCTCCGTCCCCAGCCCAGGTTTGGAGCAAAGCACCTGTACCTGTTCCCAAGCACAGAGCGTGAGGACTTCTCCCCTGCTGAACGCACCAGTGCTCTTGGCCACGCTGGAAACGGCATCTGTGAAAGGTAGATTTGGGCTTCTGCTTCTCAATGGGAACGCAGGGGGGAAAACTCCCAGCTACTGCTCTCAGACATTTGTCTGCCTGGATATATGTGTGTGGAGGTGCACACTAGTCACTGTGACTAGAGGAAAATACAGGTGCTTCAGGACTGCCTTAAGCACCCCATTCGCTCACCTCGAGAGAGAGTCTGCGGGGTCCGTATCTGAACCGggctttcttcctcttcattaGGGAGCTTCTGGATCCTTTTCTGCGCAGACACCGTTACACCATTGCAGAAAAGGAGGGAACACAGTAACAGAAAGGTGTGCATGCTTCTGGCTGGCAACAACCAAGAGAGAAAGGATCAACTCAGGCAGGCAGAACTTGACAAATACCCAAAAGCTTCAGGCAAAGAAAAGAGAGGCCCATGAAACATTCATCTCCCTGTTACAAATGGGCTGACTTCAAGGTTGACACCTGAGCGGAAGCTTGGGGAGCCTCTGGAGTGACCCCGAGAGTTTGTCTCACTGGTTGATCTAATCAAGCAAAACCAGCTGTATCTGTCTGCACTTACCTCTGCAGCTTGCCTTGCAGCTGAATTCCAACATCTGTTCGCGTGTTTCCTACCATTCATTGAGATACAGAGATAAGCGGATCAATCCACTATGAAATGGTCTATATTTTCAgccaagcacggatcaggcagaGCTCCAGTTAGGTTTGATGGGAGATAAGTGGCAGAAAGCAATGCATATCAGGTCATCTCTATCTGAAGGCCTGAATGCACTTGGAGCCTGGTGGGTGACTTAGAAAACGCAGGCTGAAATAGCCATGGGGCAGCAGGTACCCTCTGTCCCGTCAGCAGCCCCTTTCATCTCGTGAGATCTCTATGCATGGTAGTTTTTTTGGCCAAGCAGTCCTCCTCACTTGCGTACAGTTCAGTGGTGTAATAACCAGCAATCACATCTAGCAAAAGCCCAGCCACAAAGAGCACGTACGCTGGCAGAAAAGAAATGCCCGGTCCTCCTCAGAGACAAGACAGTCTCATAAAGAGCCATTTTCTTGGAACTGGTCTCTCAcctggcagctcctgctggcGTCTCGACAAGGGTGTCCTTGCTGCAGCCTCTCCCCTCTGGCCCAGGTAAGGCAAGGTCTCTTTATACTTCTGTATTTGCACAATAGCTGGGTATAGACGTCAGCTGAAATTCCAGGATATCCTGCTCCCGCCAAGGTACAGAACAAGCTTTTTACAAAAGCTTTCTTCAATTAGCCCAGCAACATGCATGCTTTTAATCGAGGTATATTGATTTATGAAAGCATTCGTGCAGAGTTTATGCTAGACACACCTAGCTCCTTGGGGGTGGACTGTGGGCCTCCAGGTACAGTGAAGTCTCCCAGGGTGAAACTGAGAGATACAGAGGAGATGCATACACCTCCCTTGACACCCTTCACACCAAGAGTGGTGCAGAATTCACAGCACTTAGAAGAGGTTTAGtacatttctgtaagaaaaaaaatattaaagaaaataagaaatcacAATGTAAACAATGTGGTGTGAACTGAACTATGTCACAGTAACAGGGAACAGCAGAGGGCCATGCAAGGATAAGAGGCATAACTCTATGGGATAAACAGGACTTGTGTCACAGCCTAAGGAGATGGTCTTCTCCCATCATAAATTTTAAGGAAATTAAACACCAACTGTCCATGAAAAGCTTCTGCTGTACCAAGTGGAAAAGACCATAATTTCCATTGTGGAACCAACCGCTGGCCTGTTAGGAAATCCTAGCTCTGCTTCTGTACAGTCATACTGTGGTCTTCATTTCCATCTGCTCTGTTGTGCTGAGTAAGAGAAGGGCTCCTTGTGAGGACCTCCCTCTGGTGTCCCATGGGGTGGGCTTTAGTGTGTCATATGGGCCCAGGAGGTCACAGTAGGGTTTTAGAAGAGCTGGAAATAGTGTCCCCTGTGTTTCCAATGCTTGGTTATTCAACCAGAGGAATGCTTGTTCTAATGCTGTTTTGTGTGAATGCCTTTCCTTGgcactttttgaagaaaaagcattcGTCTGTATTTAAGGTCCAGCAGGACTTGGACTTTCAACCTCAGTGCTTGCTTCTGGTGCCTGAACGACAAGGGACAACAGTCCTGGGCTGTTTCCCAGCTAGACCTTGGGGCTGGCAATGGCTGTCCTCGCAGAAGGAAGGCATCTTTGGAGTCCTCAGTGCAAAAGGAGGGGTTGGAGCCAGCACAGCTCATGGGAAAGGAAAGACCCCTTCTTTCCTTTGAATTGCCCTCTATTCTCACCTCCTCATACCTTTTGATTGAGCCAGTGAACCAGGTCCCAGGTGTGGAGGGTCATATATATATGTTCTCATAAATCACCGGTGGTTTTCATCTGTCTCCAGTTCAGTCGCAGGGTGAAGAGGCAGAATCCAGACCTGGAGTGTCACAAAGCAAGCTCAGGAGCACTGCCAGTGACTTACAGGCACATTGCTAGCTCGAGGCTGAGGATTACAGTGGATAGAGAGTTGCTGAAATGTGCAAACATCACACGTTTCTTGAAGTAGAATGGTACTGCATGAAATCTGGATACAAATTGCATGGGGAGATTGAGTTGTGCAGAGGAAGATGGATGGTCATTTCAGTAAAATTCAAAAGTTCTGCTTATTTGCAAAACTAGACTATAAAAATGCAAGTGTGCTGCTGCGCTCTGAATGACAAGCTTTTCTGAttacaagagaaataaaagccaGCATGGAGAGCTTTAGCAGAGGCTGGCGAAAGGAAACTAGCACACagacaaaatttaaagaaaaggaggCTGGGGTGGATCCAGGGAACGAAGTGACACTTTGTAGAGACCCAGCTCTCATGAAAGTTACTGCTTTCAATTTCAGTTACGGCAGGGCAGGTCGAATAGATCCACACCATAACTGCGGGCATGATACATTACATGGCTTCAATAGATCCAGAGGGAACTGTTTCTCCTGATAAAAGAAATCTGATGGTGCACTATACATCCATTAATTGCAAAAATTCTTTTTATATGATTTAACAGAATAAATCAAACAAACCTTTCCATTAACACTCCCTGGAGTAAACATATTGCAGCTTCCAGGCTGCTTATTGTGGTTTGGGTCTTATCTAATACACCAAACACAACTGGCCAAACCAAATTTATGCTAGGGTCCTGAATGGTCCCTCCATTACCCTCCCTCCCTACCTTAAGCAGGTAAAGATaagaaaaccaaactatttttaaaagttttgtataGAATCTGTACTGAAATGATTGAAACCAGCAGGAAATATCTATCTAGGAAACTACACAGCTCTGTTTGTCTAGCCATTATCTCCGCACAAAATGTATTTACTGTGTGTTTTATCAATTGATTGTTTTCAtagctgtaaaaataattcacaaaagtAATTCACCTCATTTCTCCCTTGCTTTCCACAACGCAGAGCTCCTGAGACACAGAATCTTTTTGTCACCTTGAGAATGGAAAGGCCACAGCAGGCCCGCTTCACCCTGATCCAGGCAGGATCAGCCAGCGAGCTGCGTCCGTAGCTCTGGGACACGTCTCGCGAGCTGGGTTGTTGCTAgatggcaggggcagggcagcagagccTCTGCAGAGCTGGAAGTCCTACAAAAACATCTCATGGCAAGCAGCcaggaaatgaaacaaataccAGGGGCCATGCCAAGCCCCAAAAGAGGTATGTAAGAGGCCAGGACCTCAGCTGGCAGAAAAAAGGTTTGCTGAGATTCATCCTGTATTCAAAAAACTAAAATGATGTAGAAGGTGCCTATGACTCTGTATTACTTGTCACCAGGTAGGCTGGTACAAAGAAGTTCTTTCTGCCATAGACTTTATCCTGTTGGACGTGGTTCAGATTTTGAAGTGTGTTTTGAAGCGTAAAGTCACTTTTACACTTTCACAAGAGATACTGAGCACTTTAAAATGTCTGCCCACTTCGTTACAGTACCAGACTGGAGCCAAGCAGTCACTAGCATCTGTCAGTGTGTTGCACTGGTGAGATGGAACCCAGCTGCCTTGGAGAAGAGGGAATGTGTGCTGGAGATCTTTATCCAGCAcacaggggaaaggagaggagaaggttCAAGCAATTGGTGTCTGAACCTGGATTTTGCAACCTGCAAGTCCAAAGTTTCATGGAATAAAATGACTTTTCTTACTGCAAGCACTGGCTTAGCAATGCAGAGCCAGCAATGGGGAATACCCTTGGTGTCAAATGCCAGCTTCATTCTCCTTTCCAAACTGCGTAGGTTCCCCATCATTGACTTTTCTTGCAATTAGAATTAAAtagtaaatgaaaatgaaaaatcattagcCCCAGAGCTATAGTCACTAATTTCTTCATGGCTTATTGGTGGGAGGACAGCTAATTAACATGACACAGAACACGGAAAATCTC
Protein-coding sequences here:
- the LOC142083814 gene encoding anterior gradient protein 3-like, with the protein product MHTFLLLCSLLFCNGVTVSAQKRIQKLPNEEEESPVQIRTPQTLSRGWGDDIEWVQTYEEGLARSKHSKKPLMVIHHLEECPYSQALRKAFASSPEIQQMAQEDFIMLNLVHSSSDDNMAPDGHYVPRILFVDPSMTVRADLTGKYGNRMYTYEPEDISTLLENMRQAKLLLHTEL